One window from the genome of Mucilaginibacter ginsenosidivorans encodes:
- the sppA gene encoding signal peptide peptidase SppA yields MKQFFKFVFATMVGIILTSIIFIVIIVGLIVAAASGDKHTEVTENSVLHIDFNNAIPERTPKNPIADLLGLENDKIIGLNDILANIKRAKHDDNIRGIFLDESYMLSGQATTEEIRNALIDFKKSGKFVIAYSEVYTQGFYYLASVADKVYINPKGIFEFRGFSSQITFLKGTLDKLGIEAQVIKVGTYKSAVEPFILTKMSDANRMQVNSYLGSLYDHFLTGISEARKVNKDSLFSMANNLKIQFPEDALKYKLVDGLKYRDQVLDELKERTDVSKKSSLNDVEISDYTGSNSKSDDKKDTKNHIAIIYASGEIQGGDGDDNTIGSDRISESIRKARLNDKVKAVVLRVNSPGGSSLASDVIWREVALTKQVKPIIVSMGDLAASGGYYISCAADSIFAEPNTITGSIGIFAIIPNLQKLFNDKLGMTFDGVKTGKYADLGDISRPLSAEEKAILQNSVNRGYDEFTKAVADGRHKTQAYINSIGQGRVWTGTQAVKIGLVDRLGNINDAIKSAAKKAGIKSYVVDAYPDQKSIFSKFGSNMTAEMRTKAVKSELGENYRYYEQVKGLTQMMRTPQTRMPYDIVIR; encoded by the coding sequence ATGAAACAATTCTTCAAATTTGTTTTCGCCACAATGGTGGGGATAATTTTAACCAGCATTATTTTCATCGTAATAATTGTTGGTTTGATAGTGGCAGCGGCGAGTGGTGATAAACATACTGAAGTTACGGAAAACTCCGTTCTCCATATCGATTTCAATAACGCAATTCCCGAACGTACTCCTAAAAATCCCATTGCCGACCTGCTGGGTCTTGAAAATGATAAAATAATCGGGCTGAACGATATACTGGCCAACATTAAACGCGCCAAACACGACGATAATATCCGTGGTATTTTTTTAGACGAAAGTTACATGCTTTCGGGCCAGGCCACGACAGAGGAGATACGTAATGCCCTTATCGACTTTAAAAAATCGGGCAAATTTGTTATCGCTTATTCCGAAGTTTATACGCAGGGATTTTATTACCTGGCATCGGTTGCCGATAAGGTTTACATCAATCCCAAAGGCATATTCGAGTTCCGGGGCTTTAGTTCGCAGATCACCTTCCTGAAAGGCACATTGGATAAGCTCGGGATCGAGGCGCAGGTTATCAAGGTTGGAACGTACAAAAGCGCGGTCGAGCCGTTCATCCTGACCAAAATGAGCGATGCCAACAGGATGCAGGTTAATTCGTACCTCGGATCGTTGTATGATCATTTTTTGACCGGCATAAGTGAAGCGCGGAAAGTGAACAAGGATTCGCTTTTCAGCATGGCCAATAATTTGAAGATACAGTTTCCTGAAGATGCTTTAAAATATAAGCTGGTAGACGGGCTGAAATATCGCGACCAGGTGCTTGACGAATTAAAGGAACGCACCGATGTTTCCAAAAAATCGTCGCTTAATGATGTAGAAATTTCTGATTATACAGGAAGCAACAGTAAATCTGACGATAAAAAAGACACCAAAAATCATATCGCCATTATTTACGCTTCGGGCGAGATACAGGGCGGCGATGGCGATGATAATACGATAGGTTCCGACAGGATATCTGAGTCGATACGCAAGGCAAGGCTTAACGATAAGGTTAAAGCCGTTGTGCTGCGCGTTAACTCGCCGGGCGGCAGTTCCCTTGCCTCGGACGTGATCTGGCGCGAGGTGGCGCTGACCAAACAGGTAAAACCCATCATTGTTTCCATGGGCGATTTGGCAGCTTCGGGCGGGTATTACATCTCGTGCGCTGCGGATTCCATCTTTGCCGAACCGAACACCATAACCGGCTCGATTGGTATTTTTGCTATCATCCCCAATCTTCAGAAATTATTCAATGATAAACTGGGTATGACGTTCGACGGGGTGAAAACCGGGAAATACGCCGACCTCGGGGATATCAGCCGTCCGCTTTCGGCCGAAGAGAAGGCCATTCTGCAAAACAGTGTTAACCGGGGTTACGACGAGTTTACCAAAGCCGTAGCCGATGGCCGCCACAAAACCCAGGCTTATATCAACAGCATTGGACAGGGCCGTGTGTGGACCGGCACCCAAGCCGTGAAGATAGGTTTGGTTGACCGTTTGGGAAATATCAACGATGCAATAAAGTCTGCCGCTAAAAAAGCCGGTATAAAAAGTTACGTGGTTGACGCCTATCCCGATCAGAAGAGCATTTTCAGCAAGTTTGGTAGTAACATGACCGCCGAAATGCGCACCAAAGCTGTAAAATC